From Virgibacillus natechei, the proteins below share one genomic window:
- a CDS encoding ferritin-like domain-containing protein produces MEKELQHLIDGLNEDLAHEYGAAIQYTYSASVVSGLYRSALKPFFESEISDELGHALYLSEKIKSLGGLPTTNSADVPQPTDVKDLLEATLRSETDTIKRYEKRRKQAEDLGYTELVVKLEDFISDETNHKEEIERLLADPRFS; encoded by the coding sequence ATGGAAAAAGAATTACAACATTTAATTGATGGTTTAAATGAAGATCTGGCACATGAATACGGTGCTGCAATTCAGTATACGTATAGCGCCTCTGTTGTATCAGGACTTTACCGCTCCGCATTGAAACCATTTTTCGAGTCAGAAATTTCCGATGAACTTGGGCATGCTCTCTATTTATCCGAAAAAATTAAATCACTCGGTGGTTTACCTACAACTAATTCAGCAGACGTACCACAGCCAACAGACGTGAAAGACCTATTAGAAGCAACACTTCGTTCCGAAACCGATACGATCAAACGCTATGAAAAACGAAGAAAACAAGCGGAAGACTTAGGCTACACAGAACTGGTCGTAAAATTAGAAGATTTCATTTCGGATGAAACAAATCATAAAGAGGAAATTGAACGTTTACTAGCAGACCCAAGGTTTTCATAA
- a CDS encoding HIT family protein — protein MSHNDCIFCKIIDGEIPSAKVYEDDHVYAFLDISQVTKGHTLVIPKTHTKNIYETPPEVAQELFSRIPKIANAIKEVYKPVGMNLLNNNEEAADQSVFHIHIHIIPRYGDGDGYSSNWITHTDDYSSEDLQQIAKEINGTIET, from the coding sequence ATGAGTCACAACGATTGTATTTTTTGTAAAATTATTGATGGAGAAATCCCTTCAGCAAAAGTGTATGAAGACGACCATGTATATGCTTTTCTTGATATTAGTCAGGTGACAAAAGGACATACACTCGTCATCCCGAAAACACATACAAAAAACATTTATGAAACACCACCAGAGGTTGCACAAGAATTATTTTCCCGTATTCCTAAAATTGCTAATGCCATAAAAGAAGTGTACAAACCAGTTGGCATGAATTTATTAAATAACAACGAAGAAGCTGCTGATCAATCCGTATTCCATATACACATCCATATTATCCCACGTTACGGCGATGGAGATGGGTATTCATCCAATTGGATCACACACACGGACGACTATTCATCTGAAGATTTGCAACAAATAGCGAAAGAAATTAATGGGACAATTGAAACATAA
- a CDS encoding ABC transporter permease, whose product MFDSHDFFKQRFSAHLKELSRYLRYMFNGHLMIALFFFISAVAFYYQQWLIELPENFPVSLIVGGGLGLLVSYSPVRTLLKEPDLVFLIAAENKMDAYFRNALIYSFVIQLYVILLVAAAFGPLYFAAFPDRAGNVYLLTIGVVLIFKVGNLIANWWMLKVRGPGVRQADLTIRTLLNMTVFYFIINGDMLLAGVTTVLFTFVFLYDLNISSKNPGVVWDLLVEKDQVRMQSFYRIANMFADVPHLKKRFKRRQWLVSIVNKLPFTQNNTFDYLYRITFIRSSDYLGMYFRLVVLGGLFIYFIPNSWMKILFVILFLYLSCFQMMTLYHHHRTIMWLDLYPVNDTLRYNALLKFLFELTLLQTILYSLLFLVMQDYVGFVIALASGTAFTFLFINGYVRRKLV is encoded by the coding sequence ATGTTTGATTCTCATGATTTTTTTAAGCAACGTTTCTCTGCCCATTTAAAGGAGCTTAGTCGCTATTTACGCTATATGTTTAATGGACATCTTATGATTGCCTTGTTCTTTTTTATTTCTGCAGTGGCTTTTTATTACCAACAATGGTTAATAGAGCTACCTGAAAACTTTCCTGTTTCTTTAATTGTTGGGGGAGGACTTGGTTTATTAGTAAGTTATAGTCCTGTTCGAACGTTATTAAAGGAACCTGATTTAGTTTTTCTTATAGCTGCTGAAAATAAAATGGATGCTTATTTTCGAAATGCATTAATTTATAGTTTTGTGATTCAACTATACGTTATACTACTTGTGGCTGCAGCCTTTGGACCATTATATTTTGCAGCATTTCCGGATCGTGCTGGGAATGTGTATTTACTAACGATTGGTGTTGTCCTTATTTTTAAGGTAGGAAATTTAATTGCAAACTGGTGGATGCTTAAAGTAAGAGGGCCAGGAGTAAGACAAGCAGATTTGACGATCCGTACACTTCTAAATATGACTGTTTTTTATTTTATCATTAATGGAGATATGCTTTTGGCAGGGGTTACGACCGTCCTATTTACATTCGTGTTTCTATATGATCTAAACATATCCTCGAAAAATCCAGGGGTTGTTTGGGATCTCCTAGTGGAAAAAGATCAAGTACGCATGCAATCATTTTATCGTATTGCTAACATGTTTGCTGATGTTCCACATTTGAAAAAGCGATTTAAAAGGCGACAATGGCTTGTGTCAATCGTAAATAAATTACCATTTACACAAAATAATACATTTGACTATTTATATCGAATTACGTTTATTCGTAGTAGCGATTATCTAGGGATGTATTTTAGATTGGTTGTACTTGGAGGATTATTTATTTACTTTATACCGAATAGTTGGATGAAAATTTTGTTTGTTATTTTATTCTTATATTTAAGCTGTTTTCAAATGATGACGCTGTATCACCATCACCGAACAATTATGTGGTTGGACCTTTACCCAGTTAATGATACATTACGCTATAATGCCCTGTTGAAGTTTTTGTTTGAATTGACGCTACTTCAAACGATCTTATACTCGCTTCTGTTCCTAGTCATGCAGGATTATGTAGGGTTTGTTATAGCGTTGGCAAGCGGTACGGCCTTTACCTTTTTGTTTATAAACGGATACGTGAGACGTAAATTAGTATAA
- a CDS encoding YtxH domain-containing protein: protein MSKGKSLVLGLMIGGAVSATATLLSTPSSGSELRGRVKQQGLEMKGLMNNVKYDATRLKNQIAETSKEGALLFKDLTLEMKESVKEWKKTIEPHQENIHQYLEQIESSLKDLEDKVKK from the coding sequence ATGTCAAAAGGTAAATCATTAGTACTAGGTCTTATGATTGGTGGTGCTGTAAGTGCTACAGCTACACTGCTAAGTACACCTTCTTCCGGCAGTGAATTACGTGGACGCGTTAAACAACAAGGATTGGAAATGAAAGGTTTAATGAACAATGTAAAGTATGATGCGACTCGACTAAAAAACCAAATCGCAGAAACATCAAAAGAAGGCGCATTATTATTTAAGGACCTGACACTAGAAATGAAAGAATCCGTTAAAGAATGGAAGAAAACAATTGAACCCCATCAGGAAAATATCCACCAGTACTTGGAACAAATAGAATCAAGCTTAAAAGACCTTGAGGATAAAGTGAAAAAGTAA
- a CDS encoding ABC transporter ATP-binding protein, with amino-acid sequence MDPLLHIDNLYGGYTHKNVLHGISFDVYPNEIVGMIGLNGAGKSTAIKHVIGLMHAKRGSVSINGKTFKESPNTYRNQMAYIPEMPILYDELTLYEHLRLTAMAYDISEENFEKRLHPLLKEFRMEKKLNWFPVHFSKGMRQKVMIMCAFLIEPPLYVVDEPFVGLDPLGIQSYLELMDEMKDNGSGVLMSTHILATAERYCDRFIILHDGVIRANGTLKELQDSFNMPRATLDDLYLQLTKEDDSHV; translated from the coding sequence GTGGACCCACTTTTACATATAGATAACCTTTATGGAGGATATACGCATAAAAATGTTTTACATGGTATATCGTTTGATGTTTACCCAAATGAAATTGTCGGAATGATTGGCCTTAACGGGGCTGGGAAGAGTACTGCTATTAAACATGTCATTGGATTAATGCATGCGAAAAGAGGTTCTGTTTCTATAAATGGAAAAACATTTAAAGAAAGCCCTAATACCTACCGAAACCAAATGGCATATATTCCAGAAATGCCAATATTATATGATGAATTAACACTATATGAACATCTTCGATTAACTGCAATGGCTTATGACATCTCGGAGGAAAATTTTGAAAAAAGGCTTCATCCGCTCTTAAAAGAATTTCGTATGGAGAAGAAGTTGAACTGGTTTCCTGTTCACTTCTCAAAAGGGATGCGTCAAAAGGTGATGATCATGTGTGCATTTCTTATCGAGCCGCCTCTATATGTTGTAGACGAGCCTTTTGTCGGCTTGGACCCTCTTGGGATTCAATCCTATTTAGAGCTAATGGATGAAATGAAAGATAATGGATCCGGTGTTTTAATGTCCACACATATATTAGCTACAGCAGAGCGATATTGTGACCGTTTTATTATTCTGCACGATGGCGTAATTCGGGCGAACGGGACACTGAAGGAGCTTCAGGATAGTTTCAACATGCCCCGTGCAACGTTAGATGATCTATATCTGCAATTAACAAAGGAAGACGATAGCCATGTTTGA
- a CDS encoding M20 metallopeptidase family protein: MLENIHKSIDNSYPEMVEIRRYLHQHPELSFQETRTAQYIADFYKELDIPYKTKVGGNGVIATLKGGKPGKTVALRADFDALPIQDEKDVPYKSKVDGVMHACGHDGHTSTLLTLAKVMKEYQEELPGTIEFLHQHAEEYAPGGAKPIVDSGAIDHVDAVFGTHLWATTPLGVLQTSKDVFMAGADRFEILIQGQGGHGAYPHETKDAIVIASEVISQLQQIVSRRIDPLETAVVTIGIFEAGSAFNIIADQAKLVGTVRYLNPEIQDQIIAEMDKVIKGICLTNDASYTFDYVKGYPPLVNHAEQAQLILEASKEVEEIHTAEEVVPVMGGEDFAYYTLKKPGAYFFTGANKEGNPYPHHHPKFDIDERALPIAAKTLIQAFFAYQHKAN; encoded by the coding sequence TTGCTTGAAAACATTCATAAATCCATTGACAACTCCTACCCTGAAATGGTGGAAATACGAAGATACTTACATCAACATCCCGAACTGTCTTTCCAAGAAACAAGGACAGCCCAATATATCGCTGACTTTTATAAGGAGTTAGACATTCCCTATAAAACAAAAGTGGGCGGTAATGGCGTTATCGCAACATTAAAAGGTGGAAAACCCGGAAAGACGGTTGCTTTACGAGCCGACTTTGATGCATTGCCAATTCAGGATGAGAAAGATGTCCCTTATAAATCAAAAGTGGATGGTGTCATGCATGCATGTGGCCATGATGGGCATACCTCTACCTTACTCACACTAGCAAAGGTGATGAAGGAATACCAAGAGGAACTACCTGGTACCATTGAATTCTTGCATCAGCATGCAGAAGAATATGCACCAGGCGGAGCCAAACCTATTGTGGATTCAGGCGCAATAGATCATGTGGATGCTGTTTTTGGCACACATCTCTGGGCAACTACTCCTCTCGGTGTCCTGCAAACGTCTAAAGATGTATTCATGGCAGGTGCTGACCGTTTTGAGATCCTTATACAAGGGCAAGGAGGTCACGGAGCTTATCCACATGAAACAAAGGATGCGATCGTAATCGCCTCTGAGGTAATTTCACAACTTCAACAAATTGTCAGTAGACGCATAGATCCACTTGAGACTGCCGTTGTGACTATAGGCATTTTTGAAGCTGGTAGTGCTTTTAACATCATAGCTGATCAAGCCAAACTAGTTGGTACAGTCCGCTATCTTAATCCAGAGATCCAGGATCAAATAATCGCCGAAATGGATAAAGTAATCAAAGGTATCTGTCTGACAAACGACGCATCCTACACCTTCGACTACGTAAAAGGCTACCCACCTTTAGTCAATCATGCAGAACAAGCACAACTGATTCTAGAAGCAAGTAAAGAAGTAGAAGAAATTCATACAGCCGAAGAAGTAGTCCCAGTTATGGGAGGCGAGGATTTCGCCTACTATACCCTTAAAAAGCCAGGAGCTTATTTCTTCACAGGGGCAAATAAAGAAGGTAATCCTTATCCGCATCATCATCCAAAATTCGACATTGATGAGCGCGCACTACCAATTGCTGCTAAAACATTGATTCAGGCCTTTTTCGCATACCAACATAAAGCTAATTAG